The Arcobacter arenosus genome has a window encoding:
- a CDS encoding type IV toxin-antitoxin system AbiEi family antitoxin domain-containing protein, with protein sequence MNIYQLKKQLPLSVFTHDMIADILKETHVNVNDKIMKFVKNNELIRLKKGVYCFSKEYRDTPLDLISISVMLYAPSYVSFEYALSYHGMIPERVEEITCATIKNNKLFETQIGRFSYKKIPEKAYSLGIEWLYDEKFGGRFIASAEKALCDKIRYDKGIGTLTQKSMITYLKEDLRIDLDFELDNQLIEKIAKAYKSKNLRTLAQVIRKGKI encoded by the coding sequence ATGAATATATATCAATTAAAAAAACAACTTCCTTTATCAGTATTTACACATGATATGATTGCAGACATTTTAAAAGAAACTCATGTAAATGTAAATGATAAGATAATGAAGTTTGTAAAAAACAATGAACTAATTAGACTAAAAAAAGGTGTATACTGTTTTTCAAAAGAGTATAGAGATACACCTTTGGATTTAATCTCTATATCTGTAATGCTTTATGCTCCATCTTATGTATCTTTTGAATATGCATTAAGTTATCATGGAATGATTCCTGAAAGAGTAGAAGAAATAACCTGTGCAACTATAAAAAACAACAAGCTTTTTGAAACACAAATAGGTAGATTCTCTTATAAAAAGATTCCAGAAAAGGCTTATTCTTTAGGAATTGAATGGCTTTATGATGAAAAATTTGGTGGTCGTTTTATTGCATCTGCAGAAAAAGCATTATGTGATAAAATAAGATATGACAAAGGAATAGGAACTCTAACTCAAAAAAGTATGATTACTTATTTAAAAGAGGATCTTAGAATTGATTTAGATTTTGAATTAGATAATCAATTAATTGAAAAAATAGCAAAAGCTTATAAATCAAAGAATTTAAGAACATTAGCACAAGTAATTAGAAAAGGAAAAATATGA
- a CDS encoding nucleotidyl transferase AbiEii/AbiGii toxin family protein translates to MNAALQSMLNRYTTETYEESYDALREVLQEIILNSLSKAGFFNEATFYGGTALRILYNLPRFSEDLDFSLFEVNPDFQIAPYKQAIVDGLKSYGFEIDIQMKEKSQKSAIASAFIKGNTLEHLLNIGITDDITSNIHRDQNVKIKLEVDTEPPLNFQTESKTLLRPTPYRINSMTKSCLFAGKMHALLCRSWVSRPKGRDWYDLVWYLSQDISVDLKHLEARLKQSCKWINESEQLSLPEKLKDKDIVDLLQKRIETVDFEKAKDNVRKFIKDKSELDIWDKDFFKEISNNIKFQS, encoded by the coding sequence ATGAATGCTGCTTTACAAAGTATGTTAAATAGATACACTACAGAGACTTATGAAGAAAGCTATGATGCATTAAGAGAAGTATTACAAGAGATAATCTTAAACTCTTTAAGTAAAGCTGGTTTTTTTAATGAAGCTACTTTTTATGGTGGTACAGCTCTTAGAATCTTATATAATCTTCCAAGATTTTCAGAAGATTTAGATTTCTCTTTATTTGAAGTAAATCCAGACTTTCAAATTGCTCCATATAAACAAGCAATAGTTGATGGATTAAAAAGCTATGGATTTGAGATAGATATCCAAATGAAAGAAAAAAGCCAGAAATCGGCAATAGCATCTGCTTTTATAAAAGGTAATACTTTAGAGCATTTATTAAATATTGGTATTACTGATGATATAACATCAAATATTCATAGAGATCAAAATGTGAAGATTAAACTTGAAGTAGATACAGAACCTCCATTAAACTTTCAAACAGAATCAAAAACATTGTTAAGACCAACACCATACAGAATAAATTCTATGACAAAGTCTTGTCTTTTTGCTGGAAAAATGCATGCACTTTTATGTAGATCTTGGGTATCAAGACCAAAAGGAAGAGATTGGTATGATTTAGTTTGGTATCTCTCTCAAGATATTTCTGTAGACTTAAAACATTTAGAAGCAAGATTAAAACAAAGTTGTAAATGGATAAATGAATCAGAACAGCTTAGTCTTCCTGAAAAGTTAAAGGATAAAGATATTGTAGACTTACTTCAAAAAAGAATAGAAACTGTTGACTTTGAAAAAGCAAAAGATAATGTGAGAAAGTTTATAAAAGACAAATCTGAACTTGATATTTGGGATAAAGACTTTTTCAAAGAGATTTCTAATAATATAAAATTCCAAAGTTAA
- the gmd gene encoding GDP-mannose 4,6-dehydratase — translation MAEQKVALITGITGQDGSYLAEFLLKKGYIVHGIKRRSSMFNTDRIDHLYEDPHVENRNLVLHYGDMTDSMNITRIIQETQPDEIYNLAAMSHVAVSFETPEYVANADGTGTLRILEAVRFLGLEKKTKIYQASTSELYGKVQETPQSETTPFYPRSPYAVAKMYAYWITVNYREAYDMFACNGILFNHESPVRGETFVTRKITRAASKIALGLQDKLYLGNLDAKRDWGHAKDYVRMMWMILQAEQAEDWVIATGQTTTVRDFVKFAFEYAGINLRFENEGVDEVGIIDSFDEEKAKESGIDLSHLSVGQTVVGVDPRYFRPTEVDLLLGNPSKAEKKLGWNREYNLQELVDDMMKSDLKLMTKDTYLKDGGYKIMNYFE, via the coding sequence ATGGCAGAACAGAAAGTAGCACTAATAACAGGAATCACAGGACAAGATGGTTCATATTTAGCTGAATTTCTTCTAAAAAAAGGTTATATCGTACATGGTATCAAAAGAAGATCATCTATGTTTAACACAGATAGAATCGATCACTTATATGAAGATCCACATGTAGAAAATAGAAACTTAGTATTACACTATGGTGATATGACTGACTCTATGAATATAACAAGAATCATCCAAGAAACACAACCTGATGAAATCTATAACTTAGCAGCTATGTCTCATGTTGCAGTTTCTTTTGAGACTCCAGAATATGTAGCAAATGCAGATGGTACAGGAACACTAAGAATCTTAGAAGCTGTAAGATTTTTAGGACTTGAAAAGAAAACAAAAATATATCAAGCAAGTACATCTGAACTATATGGTAAAGTTCAAGAAACACCTCAAAGTGAAACAACTCCTTTTTATCCAAGATCTCCTTATGCAGTTGCAAAGATGTATGCATATTGGATCACTGTAAACTATAGAGAAGCATATGATATGTTTGCTTGTAATGGTATTTTATTTAACCATGAGTCTCCTGTTAGAGGGGAAACATTTGTTACTAGAAAAATTACAAGAGCGGCTTCAAAAATTGCTTTAGGATTACAAGATAAATTATATCTTGGAAACTTAGATGCCAAAAGAGACTGGGGACATGCAAAAGACTATGTTAGAATGATGTGGATGATTTTACAAGCTGAACAAGCAGAAGATTGGGTTATCGCAACAGGACAAACAACTACTGTAAGAGATTTCGTAAAATTTGCCTTTGAATATGCAGGTATAAATCTAAGATTTGAAAATGAAGGTGTTGATGAAGTTGGTATTATTGATTCATTTGATGAAGAAAAAGCAAAAGAATCAGGAATCGATTTATCTCATTTATCTGTTGGACAAACAGTTGTAGGAGTAGATCCAAGATACTTTAGACCAACAGAAGTTGACTTACTTCTTGGAAATCCAAGTAAAGCAGAAAAGAAACTTGGATGGAATAGAGAATACAACTTACAAGAGTTAGTTGATGACATGATGAAATCAGACCTTAAACTTATGACAAAAGACACTTATCTAAAAGATGGTGGTTATAAGATTATGAATTATTTTGAATAG
- a CDS encoding addiction module protein, whose product MSLDEIKKLDVKDRIILMNEIWATLEEEDSNIESPSWHKEVLEERLQKLDNNEAEFISLEDLKA is encoded by the coding sequence ATGAGTTTAGATGAAATAAAAAAATTAGATGTAAAAGATAGAATCATTTTAATGAATGAAATCTGGGCTACTTTAGAAGAAGAAGATAGTAATATTGAATCTCCATCTTGGCACAAAGAAGTTTTAGAAGAAAGACTTCAAAAACTTGATAACAATGAAGCAGAATTTATCTCACTTGAAGACTTAAAAGCTTAA
- a CDS encoding type II toxin-antitoxin system RelE/ParE family toxin has protein sequence MNIKNIIALKEVSNDLKLGEEFYEKQNHGLGSYFKDSIISDIESLWLYGGIHQKVFGLYRLLSKRFPYGIYYVIKDETVIVVAILDLRQNPKKISSYLNNRNTKKEY, from the coding sequence ATGAATATAAAAAACATAATAGCTTTAAAAGAAGTTTCAAATGATTTGAAATTAGGCGAAGAATTTTATGAAAAACAAAATCATGGATTGGGTTCATACTTTAAAGATAGCATAATATCTGACATAGAGTCTTTATGGCTTTATGGAGGGATTCATCAAAAAGTATTTGGTTTGTATCGATTGCTTTCTAAAAGATTTCCGTATGGAATTTATTATGTCATCAAAGATGAAACAGTTATAGTAGTAGCTATTCTTGATTTAAGACAAAACCCTAAAAAAATTTCTTCATATTTAAATAATAGAAATACTAAAAAAGAATATTGA
- a CDS encoding GDP-L-fucose synthase family protein yields the protein MNKDSKIYIAGHRGLVGSAIVKNLESKGYTNLVYKTHKELDLTSQIEVAKFFEDEKPEYVILAAAKVGGIVANNTYRGEFIYENLAIQNNVIHQSYVNGVKKLLFLGSTCIYPKEAPQPMPENCLLTSPLEYTNEPYAIAKIAGIKMCESYNLQYGTNFISVMPTNLYGPNDNFDLEKSHVLPALIRKIHCAKLLYEGREDEVAKELGIENIDEAKEYLEGFGVDASSVEIWGTGKPRREFLYSEDMADACVFLLENRDFGDTYEKDSKEVRNTHINIGTGVDISIKELAELIQKIIGFEGELKFNINKPDGTMVKLTDPSKLHSLGWKHKVELEDGIKTMYEWYLNSNIT from the coding sequence ATGAACAAAGATAGTAAAATATATATAGCAGGACACAGAGGATTAGTTGGTTCTGCTATAGTTAAAAACTTAGAATCAAAGGGTTATACAAATCTTGTATATAAAACTCATAAAGAGTTAGATCTGACTTCACAAATAGAAGTTGCTAAGTTTTTTGAAGATGAAAAACCAGAATATGTAATACTAGCTGCTGCAAAAGTTGGTGGAATAGTTGCAAACAATACGTACAGAGGTGAGTTTATATATGAGAATCTTGCTATTCAAAACAATGTAATCCATCAATCATATGTAAATGGGGTAAAAAAACTATTGTTTTTAGGTAGTACTTGTATCTATCCAAAAGAAGCACCTCAACCTATGCCTGAAAATTGTCTTTTAACTTCACCACTAGAGTATACAAATGAGCCATACGCCATAGCTAAAATAGCTGGTATAAAAATGTGTGAATCATATAACTTACAATATGGTACAAACTTTATATCTGTAATGCCAACAAACCTATATGGACCAAATGACAACTTTGATTTAGAAAAATCTCATGTATTGCCAGCGCTTATTAGAAAAATTCACTGTGCTAAACTTTTATATGAAGGTAGAGAAGATGAAGTTGCAAAAGAGTTAGGTATTGAAAATATTGATGAGGCAAAAGAGTATTTAGAAGGCTTTGGGGTAGATGCATCTTCAGTTGAGATTTGGGGAACAGGAAAACCAAGACGAGAGTTTTTATACAGTGAAGATATGGCTGATGCTTGTGTATTTTTACTAGAAAATAGAGATTTTGGTGATACATATGAAAAAGACTCAAAAGAAGTAAGAAATACCCATATCAATATTGGAACAGGTGTAGATATATCAATCAAAGAACTGGCAGAGCTTATTCAAAAGATTATTGGTTTTGAAGGTGAATTAAAATTTAATATCAATAAACCTGATGGTACTATGGTTAAGTTAACTGATCCATCTAAATTGCACAGTTTAGGATGGAAACACAAAGTTGAACTTGAAGATGGTATCAAAACTATGTATGAATGGTATTTAAATAGTAATATTACATGA
- a CDS encoding type II toxin-antitoxin system Phd/YefM family antitoxin, giving the protein MQVVSMTEARNKFKDIFDTVYHNHEEVIIHRKGRENVVVIPFDEYNAMKETNYLLSSENNRKHLEESIEQLRTGKTLEKELIEE; this is encoded by the coding sequence ATGCAAGTTGTAAGTATGACAGAGGCTAGAAATAAATTTAAAGATATTTTTGACACTGTATATCATAATCATGAAGAAGTAATTATTCATAGAAAAGGTAGAGAAAATGTAGTTGTTATACCTTTTGATGAATATAATGCTATGAAGGAAACTAACTATCTACTAAGTTCTGAGAATAATAGAAAACATTTAGAAGAATCTATTGAACAATTAAGAACTGGTAAAACATTAGAGAAAGAGTTAATTGAAGAATGA
- a CDS encoding Txe/YoeB family addiction module toxin has product MRIIWSENSWNDYLYWQNTDKKILKKINQLIKDIQRNPFDGIGKPEPLKHQFSGFWSRRITDEHRLIYEVSENSISIASCRYHY; this is encoded by the coding sequence ATGAGAATAATTTGGTCTGAAAATTCTTGGAATGATTATCTTTATTGGCAAAATACTGATAAAAAGATATTGAAAAAGATAAATCAACTCATCAAAGATATTCAGAGAAACCCTTTTGATGGAATAGGAAAACCTGAACCTTTAAAACACCAATTTAGTGGATTTTGGTCAAGAAGAATTACTGATGAACATAGGTTAATTTATGAAGTTTCAGAAAATAGTATTTCCATTGCATCATGTAGGTACCATTACTAA
- a CDS encoding GDP-mannose mannosyl hydrolase — MFLDKETFSTVIANAPLISIDLIIKNSEDKILLGKRVNKPAKNSWFVPGGRVFKNEKIDDAFKRITKNEIGVEYNIKSASFKGIYQHFYDDNVFGDDFSTHYIVLGFELRITNTPMTNNQHESYRWFDEEELMKSDDVYFFVKDYFDKDKGIR, encoded by the coding sequence ATGTTTTTAGATAAAGAAACTTTTAGCACAGTTATTGCAAATGCACCACTTATCTCTATTGACTTAATAATAAAAAATAGCGAAGATAAAATTTTACTAGGTAAAAGAGTAAACAAACCAGCAAAAAATAGTTGGTTTGTTCCTGGTGGAAGAGTTTTTAAAAATGAAAAGATAGATGATGCTTTTAAAAGAATCACAAAAAATGAGATTGGTGTTGAATACAATATCAAAAGTGCTTCTTTTAAAGGTATATATCAACACTTTTATGATGACAATGTTTTTGGTGATGATTTTTCTACCCACTATATTGTATTAGGTTTTGAGCTTAGAATCACAAATACTCCTATGACAAATAATCAACATGAAAGCTATAGATGGTTTGATGAAGAGGAACTAATGAAAAGTGATGATGTATACTTTTTTGTAAAAGACTATTTTGATAAAGACAAGGGGATTAGATGA
- a CDS encoding mannose-1-phosphate guanylyltransferase/mannose-6-phosphate isomerase — protein MTNIILCGGSGTRLWPISRTLMPKQFVKLFDNKSLFQLTVERNSKVCNSQFIVSNAEQYFLSVDQLEELKKENNKYLLEPVGRNTAPAIALACMELDPEEIVLVTPSDHLIKNEEEYSKVLEKAKELALKDNLVTFGITPTFAETGFGYIESENEYDVKAFHEKPDFETATSYLEAGNYYWNSGMFMFKAGVFLEELKKYSPEIFDTSKDALANSSKDNITRIKHEDMMNIPEDSIDYAVMEKSSKVKVVPSDIAWSDVGSFDSLYEELPKDENGNTLNKNHVSVNSKNNLIYGNQRKIATVDIEDCIIVDTGDALLISKKGSSQKVKKVVEEVRKTTELHNIHLTGYRPWGSYTVLEDTAGYKIKRIDVKPGKRLSLQKHFHRNEHWIVVSGTATVTVGEETKLVRPNESIYIKMGEVHRLANEGKIPVVLIEAQVGEYTGEDDIVRIDDDFKRD, from the coding sequence ATGACTAATATAATACTATGTGGAGGAAGTGGGACAAGATTATGGCCAATAAGTAGAACACTTATGCCAAAACAATTTGTAAAGCTTTTTGATAATAAATCATTGTTTCAATTAACAGTTGAAAGAAACTCAAAAGTTTGTAATAGTCAATTTATAGTTTCAAATGCTGAACAATATTTTCTTTCCGTTGACCAATTAGAAGAATTAAAAAAAGAGAATAATAAATACCTTCTTGAACCTGTAGGAAGAAATACTGCCCCAGCTATTGCTCTGGCTTGTATGGAATTAGACCCTGAAGAAATAGTGTTAGTAACACCAAGTGATCATTTAATCAAAAACGAGGAAGAGTATTCTAAAGTTTTAGAAAAAGCAAAAGAATTAGCGTTAAAAGATAATCTAGTTACATTTGGTATTACTCCAACTTTTGCAGAAACTGGATTTGGATATATAGAAAGTGAAAATGAATATGATGTAAAAGCTTTCCATGAAAAACCAGATTTTGAAACAGCAACTTCATACTTAGAAGCTGGAAATTATTATTGGAACTCTGGAATGTTTATGTTTAAAGCTGGAGTGTTTTTAGAAGAATTAAAAAAATATTCACCTGAGATATTTGATACAAGTAAAGATGCTTTAGCAAACTCTTCTAAAGATAATATTACAAGAATAAAACATGAAGATATGATGAATATCCCTGAAGATAGTATCGATTATGCAGTTATGGAAAAATCTTCAAAGGTAAAAGTTGTACCATCAGATATAGCATGGTCAGATGTAGGAAGTTTTGATTCACTTTATGAAGAACTTCCAAAAGATGAAAATGGAAATACACTAAATAAAAACCATGTATCTGTAAATAGTAAAAACAATCTAATCTATGGAAATCAAAGAAAAATAGCTACTGTTGATATTGAAGATTGTATTATAGTTGACACAGGAGATGCATTACTTATATCTAAAAAAGGAAGTTCACAAAAGGTTAAAAAAGTAGTTGAAGAAGTTAGAAAAACTACAGAACTTCATAATATTCACTTAACTGGCTATAGACCATGGGGTTCATATACAGTTTTAGAAGATACTGCCGGATACAAAATTAAAAGAATTGATGTAAAACCAGGAAAAAGACTAAGCTTACAAAAACACTTCCATAGAAATGAACACTGGATTGTTGTAAGCGGAACAGCAACAGTTACAGTTGGGGAAGAGACAAAACTAGTAAGACCAAATGAATCTATTTATATAAAAATGGGTGAAGTACATAGATTAGCAAATGAAGGGAAAATACCTGTTGTACTAATAGAAGCACAAGTTGGTGAGTATACAGGTGAAGATGATATCGTAAGAATTGATGATGATTTTAAAAGGGATTAA
- a CDS encoding phosphomannomutase: MKNIKEVISQSDVKFGTSGARGLVTEFTTEVCTAFTISFLDAMKKSFEFKKVAVAMDNRPSSPEISSIICGAIKAYGYEVDFYGVIPTPALALQAMTDEIPSIMITGSHIPFDRNGIKFYRPDGEISKEDEISILDNSNELIDSSNYLPVVDDKAAINYINRYANYFGKACLNGLKIGIYEHSSAGRDLYSKLFTNLGAKVITLGRSDEFIPIDTEAVSQEDKQRGKDWSKEYGFNTIFSTDGDGDRPLIADENGDWLRGDIVGLLTAKILGIKALAVPVSCNTAIEKSDFFDKIKRTKIGSPYVIEAFEELNTYEAIAGFEANGGFLLGSSLEQDGNILHALPTRDALLPFIVLLSFVVKEKTSLSNLIESLPKRFTSSDRIQNFPREKSIELINKGIENPTILLEMLDLENLKIVDINQIDGLRLTFDNDVIIHLRPSGNAPELRCYVETDSQDTSDNLVKQTLTSISK, encoded by the coding sequence ATGAAAAATATAAAAGAAGTTATTAGTCAAAGTGATGTTAAATTTGGGACTAGCGGAGCAAGAGGTTTAGTTACTGAATTTACAACTGAAGTATGTACTGCTTTTACTATCTCTTTTTTAGATGCCATGAAAAAAAGTTTTGAGTTTAAAAAAGTTGCAGTTGCTATGGATAATCGTCCAAGCAGTCCTGAAATAAGTTCAATAATTTGTGGTGCAATAAAAGCCTATGGTTATGAAGTAGATTTTTATGGAGTAATACCTACACCAGCACTAGCCCTGCAAGCTATGACAGATGAAATACCATCTATAATGATAACAGGAAGTCATATCCCTTTTGATAGAAATGGTATCAAATTTTATAGACCCGATGGGGAAATCTCAAAAGAAGATGAAATATCTATTTTAGATAATTCAAATGAGTTAATTGATTCTAGCAACTATTTGCCAGTAGTAGATGATAAAGCAGCAATAAATTATATAAATAGATACGCAAACTATTTTGGAAAAGCTTGTTTAAATGGTCTTAAAATTGGTATTTATGAACACTCAAGTGCAGGTAGAGATTTATATTCTAAACTTTTTACAAATCTAGGTGCAAAGGTAATAACTCTTGGAAGATCAGATGAATTTATTCCTATAGATACAGAAGCAGTATCGCAGGAAGATAAACAAAGAGGAAAAGATTGGTCAAAAGAATATGGTTTTAATACTATTTTTTCTACAGATGGAGATGGAGATAGACCATTAATTGCTGATGAAAATGGTGACTGGCTAAGGGGTGATATTGTTGGTTTATTAACTGCAAAAATTCTTGGAATAAAAGCTTTAGCTGTGCCTGTTAGTTGTAATACAGCTATTGAAAAAAGTGATTTCTTTGATAAAATAAAAAGAACAAAAATTGGATCACCTTATGTTATAGAAGCTTTTGAAGAGTTAAATACATATGAAGCAATTGCTGGGTTTGAAGCAAATGGTGGTTTCTTATTAGGTTCATCACTTGAACAAGATGGAAATATTTTACATGCATTACCAACAAGGGATGCATTATTACCATTTATAGTTCTACTTTCTTTTGTAGTAAAAGAAAAAACATCACTATCAAATCTTATTGAAAGTTTACCAAAACGTTTTACATCAAGTGATAGAATTCAAAATTTTCCAAGAGAAAAGAGTATTGAACTTATAAATAAAGGTATAGAAAATCCAACTATATTATTAGAGATGTTAGATTTAGAAAATCTAAAAATAGTAGATATAAATCAAATTGATGGATTGAGACTAACTTTTGATAATGATGTAATTATACACCTAAGACCTTCTGGTAATGCACCAGAATTACGTTGTTATGTGGAAACAGATAGTCAAGATACTTCAGATAATTTGGTAAAACAAACTTTAACTTCAATTTCAAAATAA
- a CDS encoding PqqD family protein, with protein MTLDTKINIPDCLFLQKVDNETILLDSNTNEYFSINEIGTLIWETLEEKKDLNSVKEEIISNYEVDEKQVEKDILNFIQEVVNKGLITIS; from the coding sequence ATGACATTAGATACAAAAATAAATATACCAGATTGCCTTTTTTTACAAAAAGTAGATAATGAGACAATTTTACTTGATAGTAATACAAATGAGTATTTTTCTATAAATGAAATAGGAACTCTAATCTGGGAAACTTTAGAAGAAAAAAAAGACTTAAATAGTGTAAAAGAAGAGATAATTTCAAATTATGAAGTGGATGAAAAACAAGTTGAAAAAGATATATTAAATTTTATTCAAGAAGTAGTAAATAAAGGTTTGATTACTATCTCATAA
- a CDS encoding twin-arginine translocation signal domain-containing protein: MDKIITEENTNSRRSFLKKAAYAAPAIVALGSITKPTNAMASCISNCQDQNDFDNSITPPPPPGSGDDESSGFKF, translated from the coding sequence ATGGATAAAATTATAACAGAAGAAAATACTAATAGTAGAAGAAGTTTCCTTAAAAAAGCAGCATATGCGGCACCTGCAATAGTTGCTTTAGGGTCAATAACTAAACCAACAAATGCTATGGCAAGTTGTATCAGCAATTGTCAAGATCAAAATGATTTTGACAATAGTATAACACCTCCACCACCTCCAGGAAGTGGTGATGATGAATCTTCAGGATTTAAATTCTAA
- a CDS encoding polysaccharide biosynthesis/export family protein: protein MGLKLKYTFIFSILITLFSGCGLKDYKLFQEGSLDIEKTTVVDKKEYYQEMAFENIIAPNDRVDVTVYIQAGQGSQQMTSILTSRDVNNSNTIQENIGLLVTRKGSVRLPLLGSVNIAGLTQDEASNYLIKEYKKFIRNPYVIVEIKNQRVIVIGEVKSPGIVPVTNGTMNVIEAIARTGDLTDMASRNNIKVIRGDLRNPKVRTINLTRMDALSVSSLYLKPNDILYVQPRNLKGYNRAFNDINPFWNMLSSILDPLNQRKTLIE from the coding sequence ATGGGTTTAAAGTTAAAATATACTTTTATTTTCTCCATTCTGATAACTTTATTTAGTGGTTGTGGTCTAAAAGATTATAAACTTTTTCAAGAAGGTAGTCTAGACATAGAAAAAACAACAGTTGTTGATAAAAAAGAATATTATCAAGAAATGGCATTTGAAAATATTATTGCTCCAAATGATAGAGTTGATGTTACAGTTTATATTCAAGCTGGTCAAGGAAGTCAACAAATGACTTCAATTCTTACTAGTAGAGATGTAAATAACAGTAACACAATTCAAGAAAATATTGGATTATTAGTTACAAGAAAAGGTAGTGTGAGACTTCCTTTACTTGGAAGTGTTAATATTGCAGGTTTAACTCAAGATGAAGCTTCAAACTATCTAATCAAAGAATACAAAAAATTTATTAGAAACCCATATGTAATCGTTGAAATCAAAAACCAAAGGGTAATTGTAATCGGTGAAGTTAAATCTCCTGGTATTGTTCCTGTTACAAATGGAACAATGAATGTAATTGAGGCTATTGCAAGAACTGGTGACTTAACAGATATGGCATCAAGAAACAATATAAAAGTTATTAGAGGTGATTTAAGAAACCCGAAAGTTAGAACTATAAACCTTACAAGAATGGATGCATTGTCTGTTTCAAGTTTATACTTAAAACCAAACGACATTTTATATGTTCAACCTAGAAATCTTAAAGGTTATAATAGAGCATTTAATGATATTAACCCATTTTGGAATATGTTATCTAGTATCCTAGATCCACTAAACCAAAGAAAAACTCTTATAGAATAG